The following is a genomic window from Bacillota bacterium.
AGCCCCGCGGCTTCTCCTTCCCGCACCCGACGCACGAACGGTTCCAAAACGCCCGGTCCCGTGCCCCACGTAATGTGGAAACGGGGCACCGAGTTGCCGTGCGCGCCGGCCAGCCAGCCGCCTCGTTCGGCCCAACCAACGATGGGGAAAAGGCGAATGCCGCGCCGCCGCAGCCACGCCCGCTTTTCACCAGCCGCAAACGCCACGTACGCCTCCGCCCAGCGGCGCGGCCAGTAGTCCTCCTCCCGGTCGAAACCGGCCGAAGCCAGCCAGTCGCTCCAGGCCAGGTCAAAAGAATCGCGAATTCCAAGGCGCCGCTGCTCCGGCGTGTCGACGAGAAACAACCCGCCCAGCGACCAGAATGCCTGCCCGCCCAGCGACGTTTCGGGTTCTTGGTCGACGATGATGACGCGGCGGCCCGCCTCGATGACTTCGCAAGCCGCCACAAGGCCCGCCAGGCCCGCGCCGACGACGATGACGTCCGCGTCGTAGCCCATGCGGCTCGCGCACCTCCGTCACGTCTGCCAAATATGTTTTTTATATTCGACGAGACGTGCAAAGTTCCCCTTAACTCTGAATCATGCGGAGATACTTTCCGCAACCAACCCTGTGGAATATAATGTATTTTGGCAGAACAACCCAAGAGCCCGGCGCCGCTGCGGGCGGTTTTTTGTGTGGGGGGCCCGTGCTCCCGCATACGCTGCCGGAGCCGAAAGGAGCGTGAACAGCCTTGAGTACGTTGGGCCGGATGGAGGCGGAGGGACACGAACTTGTCGCGTACTTCTACGACAAGCCCACAGGTTTGAAGGCCATCATCGCGGTCCACAGCACCAAGCTGGGACCCGCGCTGGGCGGCTGCCGCGTCTGGCCGTACGAGAGCGAAGAGGCCGCGCTGCAAGATGTTCTGCGCTTGAGCAAAGGCATGACGTACAAGAGCGCGGCCATGGGCCTGCCGCTGGGCGGCGGCAAAGCCGTCGTCATCGCCGACCCGCGCAAGGACAAGACGCCCGAGCTGTTCGAAGCGTTCGGCCGGGCCGTCGAAAGCCTGGGCGGCAAGTACATTACCGCGGAAGACGTAGGCACGTCGCCGGAAGACCTGCTGGCCGTGCGCCGCGCCACCCGGTACGTGGTCGGTTTGCCGGGAGCCAGCGGCGACCCGTCGCCGGTCACCGCGTACGGCGTGTTCAGCGGCATGAAAGCGTGTCTCGAGCACGTCTTCGGCTCCGACGACTTCCGAGGCCGCACCGTGGCGATCCAAGGGCTCGGGGCGGTCGGCATGCACTTGTGCCAGTACTTGCACGAAGCCGGCGCATCCCTGGTCGTCACGGACATCCGCGACGATCGCGTCAAAGAGGCCGTCCGGCGCTTCGGCGCCCGGGCGGTGGCGCCCGACGCGATTTTCGACGTCGAGTGCGACGTGTTCGCTCCGTGCGCTCTAGGCGCCGTCCTGAACGACGATACCATCCCGCGCCTGAAAGCCAAGATCGTGGCGGGCTCGGCCAACAACCAGCTCGCGGAGCTGCGGCACGGGCGAATGCTCAAGGAGCGCAACATCTTGTACGCACCGGACTTCATCATCAACGGAGGCGGCGTCATCAACGTGTACCACGAGCTCATTCCCGAGGGCTACCAGCGGGAGCGGGTCATGGAGCGCGTCGCACGCATCCGCGACCAGGTGGCGGAGGTTATCGCGCTGGCGGCCGAACAGAACACGACCACCGCCGAGGCCGCCCTGCTGCTGGCCGAACGGCGGTTGAACGGATAGAAACCGACGGGGCGGAAACGTCGTCGTTGCGGCAGCGGCACTAGCGTCCGCTGCCGCCGATCATGCAAAGGCCTGGTTGACAATCACCACGTGAACAATCCCTGCCTGCGCTACGGCGGCCTCGGCCCGCATGACCTGGCTGCCGGCGAGCTGCGGTTTCTGCGCGGCTGCGGCGTCCATCTCGGGCCAGAGGTGCCCGGCCGGACCGTCGACCGGCGTCACGCCTCGGGCCGCCGCGGGCGCAGCGCCTCCATGCGCCGGGTCGGCTCCAAGTCGACCTCGTCCGTCTCCCGCCCCCAACCGGCCTCGTCACCCGAAGGCTCGTCCACCGACAGATCCGGCCCGAGATCGACGTCGTAGCCGCCGTCGCCTTCCTTGTCCTCGGCCTCGGAGGCCGCCGCCGCCTCGTCGCTCAGCTCCGCGATGACGCGTGCAAACGCTTGCGCTTCCGCGCGGCCTTTCTCCAGCAGCTCCTTGTACTCGTCCACCAGCGCCGCCAGCCGGCTGCGGAACTCAGCTTCCTGGCGAGCCGCCTGCAGCGCCCGCGCCGCGTACTCGGCCACTTGCCGCCGGGCCCGCCGCAGCATGTCTTCCGCCTCCAGGCGCGCCTTGGCCAAAATGGCCTGCGCCTGCTGTTCCGCCACGGCCTTCGCGTCTTTGGCCACCTGCTTGGCGAACGCCAGCGTGGCGTCGATTTGCGTTTCCGCCTGCGAAACCTTGTCGACGCGCGCCTTCAGGCGCTCCTTTTCTTCCAGTACCTTCTGGTACTCCTGGTACAAGGTCTCGTACGCGTCGACCATCTTCTGGACGAACTCGTCCACGTCTTGCGGGTTGTATCCGCGCCACGCCGTCCGGAATTCCACCTTGGCCAGGTCTCTCGGCTTGAGAATGCTCATGCGTCTCCCTCCGCTCCAGGCTTGCCGCCCGCTTTCCGCAACACAGCCACCGCCAGCCGGCCCTTGCGGGTCGGTCCTCCTACCTCCTGCACGACCGCCTCGCCCCGCCCGGCCAAACCGATGACGTCGCCCGCCTTCACCGTCTGCGCAGGATCCGTGTTCACGCGCCCGTTGAGCGTCACGCGCTCCGCCTTCACTTCCCGGGCCATGCGCGTGCGCGACAACCCGAAGGCCAGGCTTCCCACCGCATCCAGCCGCGGCGACGCCACCGTTCCTTTCACCAGCCGCTCCCGGACCGCCTGATCCATCAGAACCACATCACCACCTGCCGCAGCACTTGGATGACGACGCTGTGCACGATGCGCAAAACGAGAAACGCCAAGACGGGCGAAAAGTCGATCATCCCGAAGGGCGGCAGCAGCCCGCGGAATATGTTCAGGAACGGATCCGTCACGCGGGCGATCCAGCGCACCAGCGGATTGTACGGGTCGACCGGGAACCAGGTCAGCAAAATGCGCGCCACCAGCAGCCACGAGTACACCTCAAACGCCCAGCTGACCAGCCGAATGAGTGCGAAGCCCAAGCCCTCACCCCCTAGCTCGTCCGCCCAAGCTCGCGCGAGCGCGCCGCCGCGGCTTCGACGGCCCGGATGCAGGCTGCCCGGAACGCGTGCTCCTCCAGCGCCTTGACGCCGGCGATGGTCGTCCCCGCCGGCGAGGTTACCATATCCTTCAGCTCTCCCGGATGACGCCCCGTCTCCAACACCATGCGCGCCGCCCCGAGCACCGTCTGGGCGGCCAGCTGCAGCGCTACGTCCCGGGGCAGTCCCGCCAGCACGCCGCCGTCGGCCAGCGCCTCAATAAACATATAGACATACGCCGGGCCCGAGCCGCTCAAGCCCGTCACCGCGTCCAGCAGCGGCTCCGGCACCGTTACCACCAGGCCCACCGCACCGAACAGCCGCCGGGCCTTTTCCATGTGTGCCTCCGCGGCGTGCGTGCCGGCGGCCAGCGCGATGGCTCCTTGGCGCACGAGACAGGGGGTGTTCGGCATGGCGCGGATAGCCGGGGTGCCCGCGGGCAGGCGCGCCTCGATGACGGCCAGCGGCACGCCGGCGGCCACCGAGATCACGCACGCGCCGGGACGCAATCCCGGCGCGATTTGCTGCAGCGCCGCCGGCACGTCGCCGGGCTTCACCGCGATGACTACGACGTCCGCCTGCGCCGCCGCCTCCTGATGGCCGACGACCTGCACGCCGTACCGGGCCGCCGCTTGGCGAGCCCGGGCCTCGTCGACGTCGGCCACAAACACATCGCTCGGGTCCGCGACCCCGGCCTGCACGATGCCGCCCACCAGCGCGCCGCCCATCGCCCCGACGCCGATGCAAGCCACCCGCCCGACCATGTCACCGCCCCACCTCGAAGTCGTCGTAGGCGTAGCCGCCGTCGTCCGCCGGCACCTCGATGCCGATGTTGCTGGGCGTAAACAGGAACAGCTGCTCGCCCAGCCGGTGCATGCGCCCGTCCAGCGCGTAGGCTGCGCCGCTGACGAAGTCGACGAGCCGCCGCGCCACTTCCTTCGGCACCAGCTCTACCGAGAGAATGACGGGCCGGCGATCTTTCAGGCAGTCGACCACCATCTGCACGTCGTCGAAACTCACCGGGCGGTAGACGACCACGCTCATCTGCTCCACGTCGCGGCGCGCCCCGGGCAAGCTGATGAGCCGGCCCCGCCGGGGCTCCGGCGCGGGCTCACGCGGCGGGCTGAACGCGGGAGATGCGTCTTCGGACGTGGCCGCCTCATCGTGCTCGATGCCCAGGAAGTGAAACACTTTGTCGAAAAACCGCTTTCCGTTCGACGTCGACTCGCTCACGCTTTCCTCACTCCGAACAGCGCCGTTCCGACGCGAATGCACGTCGAGCCTTCCTCCACGGCCACCTCGAAGTCGTTTGTCATCCCCATAGACAGGCACTGCATGCGCACCCCCTCGATGCCCGCCTCCTCCACTTGCCGGCTCAGCTCACGCAGGCGCCGGAAGACGGGCCGCACCGTCTCGGGATCGTTCGTCAGCGGAGCAATGGTCATCAGCCCTTCGATGCGCAAGCCCGGCAGCTTCGCCGCTTCACGAATAAAGTCCAGCACCTTTTCCGGCTCGAGGCCGTGCTTGGTCGGCTCCCGGGCCACGTTCACCTGCACCAGCACCGGCACGACCCGCCCCAGGGCGGTGGCTCGGCGCGACAGCTCCGCCGCCAGCTCCGGCCGGTCCAGCGAGTGGATGACATCGAAGAGAGCCAGAGCCTGGCGCACCTTGTTGGTCTGCAGGTGCCCGATCATGTGGCGCCGCACGCCGGGTCCCATCTGCAGCCGCGCAAACTTGTCGCGCGCCTCCTGGACCCGGTTTTCGCCGATGTCGGTAATGCCCAGTTCCAGCGCCGCTTGCACGGTGGCCGCGTCGACGCCCTTCGTCACCGCCACGATGGTAATTTCGGCCGGATCGCGGCCCGCCCGTTCGGCCGCGCGGCGCACCCGTTCCCGCACGCGCGCCAAGTTTTCGCTCAAATTCTCCAACGGCGTCGTCTCCCCTGCCAGTATGACTGTCGGGGCCGCATGAGGCTTTGCTTTTGATTTCGGCTCGGCTGAAGGGCGCTCCTTCCAGCAGAACGCGTCGACGCGGTCGCCGCGGGCGAAGGCCTTGCGGGAGGGAACTAAAGCACGAGAGTGCCTTCGCTGGTGCTCAGCAGCTTCAAGATGCGCTCTTCGTTGCCGGTGAGGGCGTTAATGTAGAGGAGGTACGACTCACCGTCCAGCCGCGCGGGGAATTCCCACGCCAGCACTTCCTCCAGCGTCTCCAGCGGAATGAGGGCGAGGCGGCCGTCTCCCACCTCCAGCGCCGGATTTAGCCGAGCGCGGGCGTCGGCTTCCGTTAAGACCGGCGCAGGCAGTTTCCGCGTGTGGTGGGACATCAAGTAGCCCATGGCCTCGTAGCCGATGATGTCGCCGTTGTCCAGCGCCACCGTCACCTTGATCAGGTCCGGATAGACGACGATGCCGTCCTGTACATAGGCGAAGGGGACGACGAGGCGGTGAGCCGCCGACGACGCCCACGTGGGCGTCATGTCAGCCAAGCCTCGCTGGGCCAGAAACTCCCGGGCCCGCTGGATGGCCTCGTCCACCGTCAGCCGCGTCTGCTCGACGGGGCGGCTGTCCAGCATCCAGACCACGTGGCCGCCCTTCCGGGACACGTCCAGGTCGATAAAACCCTCCCGGCGCGTCACCCGGATGCTGTAGGACGGAATGGGCCCTTCCACCTGGCCCCGAACGAAGACGTCTTCCCGAGTCAGCGAATACGGCAGGAACTCCAGCGCGATGCGCTGCGCCGCTTCGGCATCGATGACCTCGCCGGTCAGTCCCTTCGGTTCCCGCTGCTGGATATGATCGGAAAACGGCCCGTCGTAAATGAGGGTCGGGAACGACACCAGCTGGGTGTCGAGGCGCGCAAAGCCGTCGCGAAACTGATTCGGCACGTCGTCCAAGTTCCCGCGGGTGAGCCGCTGCATCTCGCGCCATGTCATGCTCCCCCGCGCGGCCGCCTCCACCACCTGGTGCAGCTGCTCCACCACCAGCGCCACCTGCCGGCGCAGATCCGCCAGCGTCCTGCGCTCTTCGCCCGAAAGAGGCTGGCCCTGGGCCGCCTTGCGGGCCAGCATGTAGGCGTAGTCGCCCGTTTGGGTGAACAGCTGCGACGTGCGCAAGAGCACCGCGGAACCGACCGGCAGCTGGTTCAAGTTGGCCTGAGCGCCGAACGCTTGGCGCCATACATCGGTCAAGATCAGGGCGCGCTGTTGGTCCGTCCCCGCGGCCAGCGCCTTGGCCAAGAGCAGCTCCGTCTGCTCGGCCTGGGCAATGAGCTCGAACAGGGCCCGCTGGTACTGCGCGGACTGCAGCGCCTCGGCGCGCACCCGCTCGCGCCACTGCCAAACGCCCCACGCCACTGACGCCAGCAGCAGCACGACAAGCATGCCGGTTGCCCTTTTCCAGCCACCCTCCACGGGCCCACCTCCCGATACGTGCGGCCGCCGTCAAATGCCGAAGACGTGATTGCCGATCTGCACGATTACCCGGCGAGTCCAGATCCACGGGCTGACGCGCTTGCTGGGATTCCAAAAAAAGAGCGCCCCGTAGGTCGGATCCCAGCCGTTCAGCGCGTCGCGGGCGGCGTTGTACGCTTCCGGGCCGGGCTGCCGCCGCCAGATCAAGCCGTTGCTCACCGACTCGAAGGCCAGCGGCTGGTAGACGACGCCGCTGATGGAGTTGGGGAACTGGGGACTGTTGACGCGATTGAGAATGACCGCCGCGACCGCGACCTGCCCGGCGTAGGGCTCGCCCTGCGCCTCGGCCGCCACGACCCGCGCCAAAAGCTCCAGCTCGTCGGCGCGCACCACGCCCCGGGGAAACCAGATCTGCGACTCCGCGACGAGACTGGCCGGCCCGTGCACGGCGGCGGTCACGAAAGCCATGGCCAGCACAAGTTTCCACGCCAAGCGCCGGCGCCGCATGGGCACCACCCGCTCCTTTCGCCGGAATCAAGCGGCATTGTTCCCCGCCCGCCCGGCATGTATGCGGGAGCGCCCCTAGTTACCCGCGGCGGCGAGCTCAGCGGCCGCTCCGGCTCTTCCAGACGGCGCCCGGCTGCAGCTCGGGGCGCAAGTAGTCGGCGGGATTCGTGGACAACACCCGGTGCACCCGCCACGTCCCGTCCCGGTCCTGCTCCAGCACGAGCTGCACCCGCCCCAAGGACATCTCCACCAGGGACGGCGGCGCGTCGTCTTCGTCGTTGAGCCACTCCGGCGGCGCGATGGTCCACAACACCGTCGGCTTCCCTCCCGCCCGCGTCGCCGTCTCAGCCTAACGGCGAGGGCAAACCGAACGTCACGTCGCGCGGCGCGCGCCACGTCTCCCACGCCGGCGCCCACCCGTCGCCCGGCGGGACCATTTGCGGCGCGCGCGCGGCGATGAGCTGCTTCAGCTTGCCCAGCGCTTCCTTCAGCCCGCCCAGCTGGTCGATGAGGCCGATTTCCACCGCGTCGCGCCCGATGAGCACCGTGCCCACGTCGCGCACGAGCTCGCCCGTGCGAAACATGACCTCGCGCAGCTTGGCCTCACTGATGCGGGAGTGCTGCACGATAAAGCGAATGACGCGATCTTGCATCTTGTCGAGATACTCGTACGTCTGGGGCACGCCGATGACGAGGCCCGTCAGGCGAATGGGGTGGATGGTGATGGTAGCCGTGGGAGCGATGAAGCTGTAGTCGGCGGCCACGGCAATGGGGGCGCCGATCGAATGGCCGCCGCCCAACACCAGGGACACGGTGGGCTTCGAGAGGCTGGCGATCATTTCCGCGATGGCCAGGCCCGCCTCGATGTCGCCGCCCACCGTGTTAAGCACGACGAGCAGGCCTTGAATTTTCGGGTCCTGCTCGATGGCCACGAGCTGCGGAATGACGTGTTCGTACTTGGTCGTCTTGTTCTTGGCGGGAAGCAGCACGTGCCCCTCGATTTGCCCAATGATCGAGAGCACGTGCACGCTGGCGGGCGCCGCCGGCGGCGGCTGGGGCACGCCCAGCTGCCGGATGGCCGCCAATGCCTCCTGGCCGTTTTCGTGCTCGTCCGCCGCGTCGTCGTCTGCGGCGGATCCCGGCCGCGCAGAAATCCATTCGCTCATCAGCCGGCCTCGCCTTCGTGCGGGCACCGTCGTCCGGCGGCATCGCCGCCGCCGGACGGGCCTCTCCGTACTCAGCTAGTATAAGGCTCGGCCTACCCGTTCATGCGCTTTGCCCGCAGGCCGCCGGCGCCGCTACACTTCCATGACGATGGGCAAAATCATCGGGCGCCGCTTGGTACGCTCGTACAAGAACCGGCTCAATACGTCCCGCATGTTGTTCTTGAGCACGTTCCACTGCGTCGTCTGGCGCTCCGACATCTTGGCCAGCGCGTCCTGCAGGCGAGCGCGGGCCTCGTCCAGCAAGTCCTCGGCCTCCCGCACGTAGACGAAACCGCGCGAGACGATGTCCGGTCCCGCCACGACCGCGCCGGTATGCTTGTCGATGGTCACTACCGCAATCAAGATGCCGTCCTGCGACAGCTGCCGCCGGTCGCGCAGCACGATGTTGCCCACGTCGCCCACGCCCAGGCCGTCGACGTACACACCGCCCGCCGGCACGCGCCCGGTCACCGCGGCTGTCCCGTCGGCGCGAAACTCCAGCACGTCGCCGATATCCAAGATAAATACGTTGTTTTCGGCCACGCCCACGGCCGTGGCCAGCCGCGCGTGTTGCCACAGCATGCGGAACTCGCCGTGAATCGGGACGAAGTACTTGGGCCGGCACAGGTTCAGCATCCACTTCAGCTCCTCCTGCGCGGCGTGGCCGGAAACGTGCACGCCGTGGAGTTCGCCGTGGACGACCGTAGCCCCCAGCTTGTACAGCTGGTTGATGGTCCGGCCCACAAGGCGTTCGTTGCCGGGAATGGGATGAGCGGAAATGATGACCGTGTCGCCGGGCATGATCTCGATCTGGCGGTGCTCCGACGCGGCCATGCGCGACAACGCCGCCATCGGCTCGCCCTGGCTGCCCGTGCTCAGCACCACCACTCTCTCCGGCGGGTATTTATCCACGTCGGACGAGTCGATGAACATGGACGGGGGGAAATCAAGATACCCCAGGTCCATGGCGATGCCGACGACGCTGGTCATGCTGCGCCCGACGACGCACACCTTGCGATTGGTCTTGGCCGCAGCCTCGAACACCTGCTGAATGCGGTGGACGTTGGACGCGAACGTCGCCACGACGACGCGGCCTTTGGCGTTGCGGAAAATCTCTTCAAACCCTTCGCCCACGGTCTTCTCCGATTTGGTGTACCCGGGCTTTTCGGCGTTGGTCGAATCCGAAAACAGCGCCAGCACGCCTTTGGCGCCCAGCTGCGCGAAACGCTGGATATCCGTCGTGCGCCCGTCGATGGGCGTATGGTCAAACTTAAAATCCGTCGCAAACACGATGACGCCTGCGGGCGTGTTGATGGCCAGCGCGACGACGTCGGGAATGCTGTGGTTGACGTGAATCAGCTCGATGTTCAAGCGCCCAAAACGAAGTCGATCGCCGGCCTTCACCTCCACCATCCTGGGGGCCTTGACGTCGCTTTCCTGCAAGCGCGCCTGGGCCAAGCCCAGCGTCAGCCGCGTGCCGTACACGGGCACGGGCACGTCGCGCAGCAAGTACGGCAGCGCGCCGATGTGATCCTCATGACCGTGGGTCAGGATGACGGCGCGAACTTTCTCCCGGTTTTCGCGCAAATACGTGATGTCGGGGATGACCAGGTCGACGCCGAGCAAGTCTTCTTCCGGGAACGCCACGCCGGCGTCGATGACGACGATGTCGTCGGCGGTCTCCACGACCCACATGTTTTTTCCTACTTCTCCCAGGCCACCCAGCGGGATGACCGCCACCGAATCTCGTGCCAGGTGCATTCCGGCAAATTCCTCCTAGTTCAACAAGCCGTTTTCGCGCAAGACTTGGCGAATGGCCCGTTCCTCGTCTTCCGACGGCGGCCCCAAGGGCGGCCGCAGGGGCCCGGCGTTCATGCCCAGCATGTTGATGGCCGTCTTGACGGGAATCGGATTGGTGGTTATGAACATGGCGCGGAAAATCGGCCAAAGTTCAAGATGGATCGCCGTCGCGGTGCGGACGTCGCCTTTTTGGAAGGCGTCGATCATCGCCCGCAGCCGGCGGCCGACCAGGTGCGCGGCCACGCTGACGACGCCCACGCCGCCCAGGGCCAAAATCGGCAGCGTCAACGAGTCGTCGCCGCTGTAGATGGCGAAATCGGGCGGCGTGCGCCGGCGGATTTCGGACACCTGGTTCAGATCGCCGCTGGCTTCCTTAATCGCGACGATGTTGTCGATCTCCGCCAGCCGCGCCACCGTCTCGGGCAGCAGGTTGCACCCGGTGCGGGACGGGACGTTGTACAGCATAACGGGCAGCGACGTGCTCTCGGCGATGGCCCGGAAATGCCGGTACAGCCCCTCTTGGGTGGGACGGTTGTAGTACGGGACCACCGCCATGATGGCGTCTACGCCCAGCTTCTCCGCCTCTTTCGTCAACTCGATGCTGTGGCGGGTATCGTTGGTGCCCGTGCCCGCAATCACCGTAGCCCGCCCGCCGATCTCCCGGACCACGGCGCGAAACAGCTCCAGCTTCTCCTCGTCGGTCAGCGTGGCCGACTCGCCGGTGGTGCCGGCCACGACGACGCCTTCGTTCCCGATGTCAACCAGATACCGCGCCAAGCGGGCCGCCTGCTCGGCGTTCAAGCTCAGATCCTCACGAAACGGCGTAATCATCGCGGTCAACAAGCTGCCCAGCTTCATCGACCGTCGCCTCCTGTTCGCTGTTGATGCGCGCCCAGCGAAAACTCGTCGTGCAGCGCCTGGACGACGCGCGCCGCATCTTCCGTGCGGACAAGGCAAGCGATGTTCGCGTGCGAGTCGGTGGTGGCGTACACGGCCGCACCGGCCGCGCACAGCGCCCGAGCGACGCGCGCCATGACGCCCGGGACGCCGTGCATGCCCGCGCCGACCACGGACACTTTGGTCAGGCCGCTCAGCACGCGGTACTCGACGCCCAAGCCGTCCATGAGCCGCTGCGACCGGCCTTGATCCTCCTGCGCCACGACGAAGCCGATTCCTTCCTCCGATACGTCAATCATATCAATGCTGACATGGTTTTTCCCGAGCCCCTCGAACAGTTCCAGCGCCCGCGGCCCCATGCCGCCCGGATCCAGCGCCGGGAGGCGGAAGAGCGTGCGGCCCGGCACTGCGGCAATGCCGGTGACCACTCGATCCAGTTGGACATGAAATTCCGGCGAACGGCGGGACGGGGGACCGGCGATGAGCGTGCCCGGGCTGCGCCCGTCGGCAGGGCGAATGCGAAGCGGGATGCGATGTTCCATCGCGATTTCGACCGCGCGGGGATGAACGACTTTCGCGCCCGAGTGCGCCATCTCCACGATCTCGCGAAATGTGAGCCGCTCCAACACCGCGGCGTCCGGCACGAGACGGGGATCCGCCGTGAAAACGCCGGGCACGTCGGTGAAAATGTCCACGTACTCCGCCCCGAGCGCGGCACCTAGCACCGCGGCCGTTGTGTCGCTGCCGCCGCGCCCCAGGGTCGTCACCTGGCCGTCTTCGGTGACGCCCTGAAACCCGGCCACGACTACGACGCGGCCCTGCTCCAGGTGGCGCACGACGGCGTCCGGCTTCACTCGCCGGACGCGGGCGTTGCCGAAGTTGGCGTCCGTAATAATGCCGGCGTCGCGGCCCGTCAGCGCCACGGCGGGAATGCCTTCCGCGCGCAGCGTGTGCGCCAGCACAACGGCTGCAACGACTTCGCCGCATGCCGCCAGCATGTCGCGTTCCCTGGCGTCGGGGTCGACGCCTTCCGGCAGCAGCGACAGCAGCGTGTCCGTCGCGTACGGGTCGCCGGCGCGACCCATGGCGGACACTACGACTACGACGCGGAACCCTTCCTGCAGCGCCTCACGGACTCGATCCGCCGCCTGCCGGCGCTGCTGGGGCGTCACCACCGAACTGCCGCCAAACTTCTGCACCACGACGCGCACGGGCCCACCTCCTGCCCGCGCCCGGCCGGGGCCGCCGTCACAAGCACCCATCTGCCGTCAACAGTTCGGCGATTTGCAGCGCGTTCAGCGCCGCGCCTTTGCGAATCTGATCTCCAACGACCCACAAGTTCAAACCTCGCTCGATGCTCTTATCCTGGCGAATGCGCCCCACGAACACCGCGTCTTTGCCCGTCGCGTCGATGGGCATCGGATAGCGCATCGCGTCAGGCTCGTCCACGAC
Proteins encoded in this region:
- a CDS encoding leucine dehydrogenase, with the translated sequence MEAEGHELVAYFYDKPTGLKAIIAVHSTKLGPALGGCRVWPYESEEAALQDVLRLSKGMTYKSAAMGLPLGGGKAVVIADPRKDKTPELFEAFGRAVESLGGKYITAEDVGTSPEDLLAVRRATRYVVGLPGASGDPSPVTAYGVFSGMKACLEHVFGSDDFRGRTVAIQGLGAVGMHLCQYLHEAGASLVVTDIRDDRVKEAVRRFGARAVAPDAIFDVECDVFAPCALGAVLNDDTIPRLKAKIVAGSANNQLAELRHGRMLKERNILYAPDFIINGGGVINVYHELIPEGYQRERVMERVARIRDQVAEVIALAAEQNTTTAEAALLLAERRLNG
- the proC gene encoding pyrroline-5-carboxylate reductase, which translates into the protein MVGRVACIGVGAMGGALVGGIVQAGVADPSDVFVADVDEARARQAAARYGVQVVGHQEAAAQADVVVIAVKPGDVPAALQQIAPGLRPGACVISVAAGVPLAVIEARLPAGTPAIRAMPNTPCLVRQGAIALAAGTHAAEAHMEKARRLFGAVGLVVTVPEPLLDAVTGLSGSGPAYVYMFIEALADGGVLAGLPRDVALQLAAQTVLGAARMVLETGRHPGELKDMVTSPAGTTIAGVKALEEHAFRAACIRAVEAAAARSRELGRTS
- a CDS encoding cell division protein SepF: MSESTSNGKRFFDKVFHFLGIEHDEAATSEDASPAFSPPREPAPEPRRGRLISLPGARRDVEQMSVVVYRPVSFDDVQMVVDCLKDRRPVILSVELVPKEVARRLVDFVSGAAYALDGRMHRLGEQLFLFTPSNIGIEVPADDGGYAYDDFEVGR
- a CDS encoding YggS family pyridoxal phosphate-dependent enzyme, with translation MENLSENLARVRERVRRAAERAGRDPAEITIVAVTKGVDAATVQAALELGITDIGENRVQEARDKFARLQMGPGVRRHMIGHLQTNKVRQALALFDVIHSLDRPELAAELSRRATALGRVVPVLVQVNVAREPTKHGLEPEKVLDFIREAAKLPGLRIEGLMTIAPLTNDPETVRPVFRRLRELSRQVEEAGIEGVRMQCLSMGMTNDFEVAVEEGSTCIRVGTALFGVRKA
- the ypeB gene encoding germination protein YpeB; the encoded protein is MLVVLLLASVAWGVWQWRERVRAEALQSAQYQRALFELIAQAEQTELLLAKALAAGTDQQRALILTDVWRQAFGAQANLNQLPVGSAVLLRTSQLFTQTGDYAYMLARKAAQGQPLSGEERRTLADLRRQVALVVEQLHQVVEAAARGSMTWREMQRLTRGNLDDVPNQFRDGFARLDTQLVSFPTLIYDGPFSDHIQQREPKGLTGEVIDAEAAQRIALEFLPYSLTREDVFVRGQVEGPIPSYSIRVTRREGFIDLDVSRKGGHVVWMLDSRPVEQTRLTVDEAIQRAREFLAQRGLADMTPTWASSAAHRLVVPFAYVQDGIVVYPDLIKVTVALDNGDIIGYEAMGYLMSHHTRKLPAPVLTEADARARLNPALEVGDGRLALIPLETLEEVLAWEFPARLDGESYLLYINALTGNEERILKLLSTSEGTLVL
- a CDS encoding spore cortex-lytic protein; protein product: MRRRRLAWKLVLAMAFVTAAVHGPASLVAESQIWFPRGVVRADELELLARVVAAEAQGEPYAGQVAVAAVILNRVNSPQFPNSISGVVYQPLAFESVSNGLIWRRQPGPEAYNAARDALNGWDPTYGALFFWNPSKRVSPWIWTRRVIVQIGNHVFGI
- a CDS encoding translocation-enhancing protein TepA is translated as MSEWISARPGSAADDDAADEHENGQEALAAIRQLGVPQPPPAAPASVHVLSIIGQIEGHVLLPAKNKTTKYEHVIPQLVAIEQDPKIQGLLVVLNTVGGDIEAGLAIAEMIASLSKPTVSLVLGGGHSIGAPIAVAADYSFIAPTATITIHPIRLTGLVIGVPQTYEYLDKMQDRVIRFIVQHSRISEAKLREVMFRTGELVRDVGTVLIGRDAVEIGLIDQLGGLKEALGKLKQLIAARAPQMVPPGDGWAPAWETWRAPRDVTFGLPSPLG
- a CDS encoding ribonuclease J, whose protein sequence is MHLARDSVAVIPLGGLGEVGKNMWVVETADDIVVIDAGVAFPEEDLLGVDLVIPDITYLRENREKVRAVILTHGHEDHIGALPYLLRDVPVPVYGTRLTLGLAQARLQESDVKAPRMVEVKAGDRLRFGRLNIELIHVNHSIPDVVALAINTPAGVIVFATDFKFDHTPIDGRTTDIQRFAQLGAKGVLALFSDSTNAEKPGYTKSEKTVGEGFEEIFRNAKGRVVVATFASNVHRIQQVFEAAAKTNRKVCVVGRSMTSVVGIAMDLGYLDFPPSMFIDSSDVDKYPPERVVVLSTGSQGEPMAALSRMAASEHRQIEIMPGDTVIISAHPIPGNERLVGRTINQLYKLGATVVHGELHGVHVSGHAAQEELKWMLNLCRPKYFVPIHGEFRMLWQHARLATAVGVAENNVFILDIGDVLEFRADGTAAVTGRVPAGGVYVDGLGVGDVGNIVLRDRRQLSQDGILIAVVTIDKHTGAVVAGPDIVSRGFVYVREAEDLLDEARARLQDALAKMSERQTTQWNVLKNNMRDVLSRFLYERTKRRPMILPIVMEV
- a CDS encoding 4-hydroxy-tetrahydrodipicolinate synthase — its product is MKLGSLLTAMITPFREDLSLNAEQAARLARYLVDIGNEGVVVAGTTGESATLTDEEKLELFRAVVREIGGRATVIAGTGTNDTRHSIELTKEAEKLGVDAIMAVVPYYNRPTQEGLYRHFRAIAESTSLPVMLYNVPSRTGCNLLPETVARLAEIDNIVAIKEASGDLNQVSEIRRRTPPDFAIYSGDDSLTLPILALGGVGVVSVAAHLVGRRLRAMIDAFQKGDVRTATAIHLELWPIFRAMFITTNPIPVKTAINMLGMNAGPLRPPLGPPSEDEERAIRQVLRENGLLN